A single window of Methanothermobacter marburgensis str. Marburg DNA harbors:
- a CDS encoding bifunctional ADP-dependent NAD(P)H-hydrate dehydratase/NAD(P)H-hydrate epimerase — MKPIDVAAADINAEYLGIPRLSLMETAGRAVAEEIGNYADGGRVILFCGSGGNGGDGFVAARHLLNMGFEVEVLLLTHPERIGSAEARRNWDVLMAMQPEPGILGVRAVSDSSELFPVDADVVVDAVLGTGVRGVIREPSRSAIELINLSDAFKVSVDIPSGLSPETGTVDDVAVSADLTVTFHRMKDGLEKADPAITGEIVVRDIGIPRAAEVFVGPGDLLRIPSRSPESHKGENGRVLVIGGSHHYSGAPALAAISALRAGADVVTVAAPGSAASAIKSIAPDLIVRKLEGKYIGPGSLGELLELAENADSVLVGCGAGRHQSTSETFRELIGALQEMGKPLVLDADALRLIDYSHVTDYRDLTVTPHMGEFREFFKLRSEIYADFSERVAAFSSVSSRIRGTVLLKGHVDMIFQGDRFRLNRTGCQGMTVGGTGDCLAGLTAGLCAMGLSSFDSASLAAFINGKAGELAMEKYGTGFLASDIHDFIPGAMDMRTYGF; from the coding sequence ATGAAGCCGATTGATGTGGCAGCAGCTGATATTAATGCCGAGTACCTTGGTATTCCAAGACTTTCCCTTATGGAGACTGCTGGAAGGGCAGTTGCAGAGGAGATAGGGAATTATGCGGATGGAGGAAGGGTCATATTATTTTGCGGATCGGGGGGAAATGGTGGTGATGGGTTTGTTGCCGCACGGCATCTCCTTAACATGGGATTCGAGGTTGAGGTTCTCCTACTCACGCACCCCGAAAGGATAGGGTCAGCGGAGGCACGGCGTAACTGGGATGTTCTCATGGCCATGCAGCCGGAGCCAGGCATACTCGGTGTAAGGGCAGTCAGTGATTCATCTGAGCTTTTTCCTGTGGATGCAGATGTGGTTGTTGATGCAGTACTTGGCACGGGTGTCAGGGGGGTTATAAGGGAACCATCAAGGTCAGCCATTGAACTCATAAACCTTTCAGACGCATTTAAGGTTTCTGTGGATATACCAAGCGGACTCAGCCCAGAGACTGGTACCGTGGATGATGTTGCTGTATCTGCAGACCTTACGGTGACTTTTCACAGGATGAAGGATGGACTTGAAAAGGCGGACCCTGCCATCACAGGCGAAATCGTGGTGAGGGACATAGGGATACCAAGGGCAGCCGAGGTATTTGTGGGTCCAGGGGATCTTCTAAGAATACCCTCCAGGAGCCCTGAGAGTCATAAGGGGGAAAACGGGAGGGTTCTGGTTATCGGTGGAAGCCATCACTACTCAGGGGCCCCTGCACTCGCAGCCATCTCCGCACTGAGGGCAGGTGCAGACGTTGTAACCGTTGCAGCACCGGGCAGCGCAGCCAGCGCCATCAAATCCATCGCACCTGATCTAATAGTCAGGAAACTTGAGGGTAAATATATAGGGCCAGGGTCCCTGGGGGAGCTCCTGGAACTTGCAGAAAATGCCGATTCTGTTCTTGTGGGCTGTGGGGCTGGTAGGCACCAATCAACATCAGAAACTTTCAGAGAACTTATTGGAGCACTCCAGGAAATGGGGAAACCCCTGGTACTCGATGCCGATGCACTCAGGCTGATTGATTACTCCCATGTCACTGACTACAGGGATCTAACTGTAACTCCACATATGGGTGAATTCAGGGAGTTCTTTAAACTCAGATCCGAGATATACGCCGATTTCAGTGAACGGGTGGCTGCCTTCAGCTCTGTTTCCTCAAGGATAAGGGGAACGGTTCTTCTGAAGGGCCATGTGGACATGATATTCCAGGGTGACAGATTCCGCCTCAACAGGACGGGCTGCCAGGGGATGACTGTTGGTGGTACAGGGGATTGCCTTGCTGGTTTAACTGCGGGTCTATGTGCAATGGGGCTTTCATCATTTGATTCCGCCTCACTTGCAGCATTCATAAATGGTAAGGCAGGGGAACTGGCAATGGAGAAATATGGAACAGGATTTTTAGCATCAGATATCCATGATTTTATTCCAGGGGCAATGGATATGCGGACCTATGGTTTCTGA
- a CDS encoding pro-sigmaK processing inhibitor BofA family protein, protein MEGFSFLVLIVVATFIIAGGLASLRILFGVGRKILALAGNIVLGIFLLFGVNILPFVNIPINPLTVLVAGFGGVTGVGILLIGNILGLV, encoded by the coding sequence ATGGAAGGGTTCTCATTCCTTGTTCTCATTGTGGTTGCCACATTCATAATTGCGGGGGGTCTTGCGTCCCTCAGAATACTTTTTGGTGTTGGAAGGAAGATACTGGCACTTGCAGGAAACATAGTGCTTGGTATTTTTCTTCTTTTTGGTGTTAATATACTGCCATTCGTAAACATCCCCATCAACCCTCTTACAGTCCTTGTGGCTGGTTTTGGTGGGGTGACGGGAGTCGGGATACTTCTCATTGGAAACATCCTTGGGCTGGTCTGA
- a CDS encoding 3H domain-containing protein: MPPKRNLVENIPYVPLSVIYYALAALAALIIYGILGSMYIMGLDLYNAIYFTVITIATVGYGDITPVTVSQKIFSVTLALGGVGLIAYVLSLTVSVITMTLQETISGARIRRLMQSMNNHFILCGFGRVGSAVFKELQKRNQKTIIIEKDREIVEKELWEDPNVLAIPESATDEDTLRAAGIKRARGVIITTGDDVDNLFITLTCRELNPDIWIVTRSSKRENIKRLYRAGANRVISPEISGGEDIYFAAMEPTMVKITVKHDVEDIGKEAEIILKYGCTLEDIEYHLPEFKEPLVRKIGVSKKKELERFLNALEGDPSRKSSLTRIYESVSGIHSHWISGPDRESIDKVIDELREEGILLGVNLDDNEIKEVARKHGRLVEIIIKPEMSIVENHGVDDIRREAEIIIKNGCTIEDIEYYLPGFSEPLRRNVGVDSIEDVDRFIKTLRSDSRKLESLDRLYTLSGGGIHTHRISGPDAKSLDRVEEELRKEGFLIGVNLDLAEIKSIIQESGRVVEMLLKHDLGNMDDKETIIRRGGRILDSKHYLPGVRQVVTRNLNIRNMDDLRRCQEELEKPDARRSLKALYSISRNIHSHTVAASDVKVIKKIERDLEKRGVLLGVNLSEDEIWDIVESEMMEKFCIE; the protein is encoded by the coding sequence ATGCCACCCAAAAGGAATCTGGTGGAGAATATCCCATACGTTCCCCTATCAGTCATATACTATGCCCTCGCGGCTCTGGCGGCTCTCATAATTTATGGTATACTTGGCTCAATGTACATAATGGGTCTTGACCTCTACAATGCCATCTACTTCACAGTGATCACCATCGCCACTGTGGGTTACGGGGACATAACACCAGTCACGGTATCCCAGAAGATATTCTCTGTTACCCTTGCCCTTGGTGGTGTGGGACTCATAGCCTATGTTCTAAGCTTAACCGTTTCGGTGATCACGATGACACTGCAGGAGACCATATCAGGTGCCCGGATACGGAGGTTAATGCAGTCAATGAACAACCACTTCATTCTCTGTGGTTTTGGCCGTGTTGGATCCGCCGTTTTTAAGGAACTCCAGAAAAGGAATCAGAAGACCATAATAATTGAGAAGGACCGGGAAATAGTGGAGAAGGAACTCTGGGAGGATCCCAACGTACTTGCAATACCTGAAAGCGCCACAGATGAGGATACACTCAGGGCTGCCGGCATAAAGAGGGCCCGTGGGGTTATAATAACAACCGGGGATGATGTTGACAACCTCTTCATAACCCTCACCTGCAGGGAGCTGAATCCAGACATATGGATCGTGACAAGGTCCAGTAAGAGGGAAAACATAAAGAGGCTCTACCGTGCAGGGGCCAACCGTGTGATCTCCCCTGAGATCAGCGGGGGTGAGGACATCTACTTTGCAGCCATGGAGCCCACCATGGTGAAGATAACAGTTAAGCATGATGTTGAGGATATTGGAAAGGAGGCAGAGATAATACTCAAGTATGGCTGCACACTGGAGGATATAGAGTACCACCTCCCTGAGTTCAAGGAGCCCTTGGTGAGGAAGATCGGAGTATCCAAGAAAAAGGAACTTGAACGGTTTTTAAATGCCCTTGAGGGAGACCCCTCCAGAAAGAGCTCCCTTACAAGGATCTATGAGTCTGTGAGCGGAATACACTCCCACTGGATATCCGGGCCAGACCGGGAGAGTATAGATAAGGTCATAGATGAACTCAGAGAGGAGGGTATCCTTCTCGGCGTTAACCTAGATGACAATGAGATAAAGGAAGTTGCAAGGAAGCATGGGCGGCTTGTTGAGATAATAATTAAACCTGAGATGAGCATTGTTGAAAACCACGGCGTGGATGATATAAGAAGGGAAGCAGAGATCATAATAAAGAATGGCTGTACAATCGAGGACATAGAGTACTACCTTCCAGGTTTCTCAGAGCCCCTCAGAAGAAATGTGGGTGTTGACTCAATTGAGGACGTCGACCGTTTCATAAAGACCCTCAGGAGTGACTCCCGTAAACTGGAATCCCTTGACAGACTCTACACCCTCTCAGGTGGGGGCATACATACACACAGGATATCAGGACCTGACGCAAAAAGCCTTGATAGGGTGGAGGAGGAGCTCAGGAAGGAGGGTTTCCTCATAGGAGTTAATCTGGACCTCGCTGAGATCAAATCCATAATACAGGAATCAGGAAGGGTTGTTGAGATGCTCCTGAAGCATGACCTGGGTAACATGGACGACAAGGAGACAATTATAAGGAGGGGCGGTCGAATCCTTGACTCAAAGCACTACCTTCCAGGGGTGAGGCAGGTGGTCACAAGGAACCTCAACATACGGAACATGGATGACCTCCGGAGGTGCCAGGAGGAACTTGAAAAGCCAGACGCCAGGAGATCCCTGAAGGCCCTGTACAGCATATCAAGGAATATACACTCACACACCGTCGCTGCAAGTGACGTTAAGGTTATAAAGAAGATTGAGAGGGACCTCGAAAAGAGGGGTGTGCTCCTTGGTGTTAACCTCTCTGAAGATGAGATATGGGACATAGTTGAAAGTGAAATGATGGAGAAGTTCTGCATAGAATAA